From the Leptolyngbya sp. O-77 genome, one window contains:
- the recR gene encoding recombination mediator RecR, which translates to MVYTRPLARLIEQLQRLPGVGPKSAQRLALHILKRPEEEVKALAQALLEAKQQVGLCSVCFHLSAEPVCDICKNPSRDPKLICVVADSRDVIALEKTREYKGKYHVLGGLISPMEGIGPDHLHISPLVKRVAQQGVEEVIMAISPSVEGDTTTLYVGQLLKPFTKVTRIAFGLPMGGDLEYADEVTLARALEGRRELE; encoded by the coding sequence CTGGTTTACACTCGTCCCCTCGCCCGCCTAATCGAACAACTGCAACGGCTTCCTGGCGTTGGGCCCAAATCAGCCCAGCGACTAGCGTTACATATCCTGAAGCGGCCAGAAGAAGAAGTGAAAGCCCTGGCCCAGGCACTGCTAGAGGCAAAACAACAGGTCGGGCTATGTTCCGTTTGCTTTCACCTATCGGCCGAACCCGTCTGCGACATTTGCAAAAACCCCAGCCGAGACCCAAAGCTCATCTGCGTGGTGGCAGATTCTCGCGACGTAATTGCCCTGGAAAAAACCCGCGAATACAAAGGCAAGTACCACGTTTTGGGCGGCTTGATTTCTCCGATGGAGGGCATTGGCCCCGACCACCTCCACATTTCGCCCTTGGTCAAGCGGGTAGCCCAGCAGGGCGTTGAGGAAGTGATTATGGCCATCAGTCCCAGCGTGGAAGGAGACACGACCACGCTCTACGTTGGGCAACTGCTAAAGCCGTTTACTAAAGTTACTCGCATTGCCTTTGGGCTACCGATGGGCGGCGATTTGGAATATGCTGACGAGGTGACGCTGGCGCGGGCGCTAGAGGGCAGGCGAGAGTTGGAGTAA
- the aroH gene encoding chorismate mutase, which produces MGWRVRAIRGATTVAENTEGAIAEAVIELLEELERLNPGVLDPDEIVNLIFSVTPDLDAVFPAKIARQRPGWNDVPLLDLQQMAVKGSLPRCIRLLLQINLPAEVRVRHAYLRDAAELRPDWQYAPMTLQ; this is translated from the coding sequence GTGGGTTGGCGAGTTCGGGCAATTCGGGGCGCAACGACGGTTGCAGAGAACACGGAAGGGGCGATCGCCGAAGCGGTCATCGAGCTATTAGAAGAATTGGAACGGCTCAACCCCGGAGTCCTCGACCCGGACGAAATCGTTAATCTAATTTTCTCCGTCACGCCAGACCTGGATGCCGTGTTTCCGGCTAAGATTGCCCGCCAGCGTCCTGGCTGGAACGATGTGCCGCTGCTAGATCTACAGCAAATGGCAGTGAAAGGCAGCTTACCGCGCTGCATCCGTCTGCTGCTGCAAATCAATCTACCCGCCGAGGTGCGCGTCCGCCATGCCTACCTGCGGGATGCGGCAGAATTGCGTCCGGATTGGCAGTATGCGCCGATGACGCTCCAGTAG
- a CDS encoding Uma2 family endonuclease — protein MTVLTDAQFDALCTNNPDIKFERTPNGELVIMAPTGGETGKDNAKLTARFVIWNENTDLGVVFDSSTCFRLPGGGDRSPDVAWVEKVRWEALSADLRR, from the coding sequence ATGACTGTGCTGACTGACGCTCAGTTTGATGCGCTTTGTACCAACAATCCCGACATCAAGTTTGAGCGCACCCCCAACGGAGAGCTCGTCATTATGGCTCCCACTGGCGGAGAAACTGGAAAAGATAATGCAAAATTGACTGCTCGCTTTGTTATCTGGAATGAAAATACAGATCTAGGCGTGGTGTTCGACTCGTCTACCTGTTTTCGGTTGCCAGGTGGGGGCGATCGCTCTCCTGATGTAGCCTGGGTTGAAAAGGTTCGCTGGGAAGCCTTATCAGCCGATCTCCGTCGGTAG
- the sppA gene encoding signal peptide peptidase SppA, translating to MVRLFKPSFRKQIARIEVAGAIASDTRKRVLEALKQVEERKFPALLLRIDSPGGTVGDSQEIYQALKRLAEKIKIVASFGNISASGGVYIGMGAPHIVANPGTVTGSIGVILRGNNLERLLERIGVSFKVIKSGPYKDILAFDRELTEPEQHILQELIDTSYGQFVQTVAEARNLAVETVRGFADGRIFTGQQALELGVVDRLGTEEDARRWACELAGLDPEKTRTFNIEEKKSLLRRLRTGSEMQGDRLGSLLTHRLSSATDWIEFELATSGVPLWMYRP from the coding sequence ATGGTGAGGCTCTTTAAGCCGTCTTTTCGCAAGCAAATTGCCCGGATTGAGGTTGCAGGGGCGATCGCCAGCGACACTCGCAAGCGCGTCCTGGAAGCCCTCAAGCAAGTCGAAGAGCGCAAATTTCCCGCACTGCTGCTGCGGATCGACAGCCCTGGTGGAACGGTGGGTGATTCGCAGGAAATCTATCAAGCGCTCAAGCGACTGGCTGAAAAAATCAAAATCGTCGCCAGCTTTGGCAATATCTCAGCCTCTGGCGGTGTCTATATCGGCATGGGCGCACCGCACATTGTGGCAAACCCAGGCACCGTGACAGGCAGTATCGGTGTCATCCTGCGGGGCAATAATCTGGAACGCCTGCTGGAGCGAATTGGCGTATCCTTTAAGGTGATTAAATCTGGCCCGTATAAAGACATTCTGGCCTTTGATCGAGAACTAACGGAACCAGAGCAACATATTCTGCAAGAGCTGATTGACACGAGCTACGGCCAGTTTGTGCAAACGGTGGCTGAAGCTAGGAACTTGGCGGTTGAAACCGTCCGGGGGTTTGCCGATGGACGGATTTTCACCGGGCAACAGGCGTTGGAACTGGGTGTGGTTGATCGCCTGGGGACAGAGGAAGATGCCCGTCGCTGGGCCTGCGAACTAGCTGGCCTCGATCCAGAAAAGACTCGCACATTCAACATCGAGGAGAAAAAGAGCTTGCTCCGCCGATTGCGAACGGGGAGTGAAATGCAGGGCGATCGCCTTGGCAGTTTGCTTACCCACAGGCTATCTTCGGCTACAGACTGGATTGAATTTGAACTGGCGACGAGCGGCGTGCCGCTGTGGATGTATCGGCCATAG
- a CDS encoding GNAT family N-acetyltransferase, translated as MKTAMSSSILFREILPEDIQAIFNVRIATWHNDRGYEELAQLGITHESGRNLLKTSHRGWLCEVDSRIVGFAMGNQSSGEMWVIAVLEEFEGKGIGKRLLNLVEQWLFSEGWKEIWLTTDPNEGTRAVGFYRHLGWTDWKIEPDEGRFMKKPAEQSQAVTQLF; from the coding sequence ATGAAAACTGCCATGAGCAGCTCTATTCTCTTTCGAGAAATCCTTCCAGAAGACATCCAAGCCATCTTTAATGTGCGGATAGCGACCTGGCACAACGATCGAGGATACGAAGAATTAGCACAGTTAGGAATCACTCATGAGTCAGGGCGGAATCTGTTGAAAACCTCCCATCGAGGCTGGCTCTGTGAAGTTGATTCCCGCATTGTAGGATTCGCGATGGGTAATCAAAGCAGCGGAGAAATGTGGGTAATTGCCGTCCTCGAAGAATTTGAGGGAAAGGGAATTGGCAAACGGCTGCTCAATTTGGTTGAGCAGTGGCTATTTTCTGAGGGGTGGAAGGAGATATGGTTGACGACTGATCCGAACGAAGGCACTCGTGCAGTTGGGTTCTATCGCCATCTAGGATGGACGGATTGGAAAATAGAGCCTGATGAAGGCAGATTTATGAAGAAACCCGCGGAGCAATCACAAGCCGTGACGCAACTGTTTTAA
- the recN gene encoding DNA repair protein RecN — protein sequence MLISLNIENFALVDRLEIRFGEGLNVLTGETGAGKSIILDALDAALGGKVSGRAVRTGADSARIEATFAMEPVLQDWLAAQDLEPLEDDTLVCSREMTLGQGSVRSRSRVNGVVVNKQQMEDLRDRLVEITAQGQTVQLGQPSLQRDWLDSFGGAALMQQREVVAAAYAAFQQAAQALEKRRQMEQQRQQQLDLFEYQAKELAAANLSDPQELEQLEQECQRLSHTVELQQQSYQVYQALYQNDTGGNAAADLLGKAENWLTDMVRYDRDLEPVLDMVSEALARIQEAGRQINTYGEGLETDPERLEAVEQRIIQLKQICKKYGPTLAEAIAYAQRVQADVDALSDGGQSLEALEAQYAQRQQELAAACAQLTELRRVAAHTLEARIIEELKPLAMEKVQFQVEITPVNPTAAGGDRITFLFSPNPGEPLQPLTAIASGGEMSRFLLALKVCFSQVDPIGTMVFDEIDVGVSGRVAQAIADKLHQLGSRHQVLCVTHQPLVAAMAHTHFRVDKQVIDPAAESASKNGRKKAKATPEPVDPEQVDTDLPERSEDVRTVVRVSQLSDDQRRHELAQLVGGNEEAIAFADSLLAQAASRQQDSRTKTVAKPRRNRS from the coding sequence ATGTTAATTTCTCTCAACATTGAGAACTTTGCCCTGGTCGATCGCCTAGAGATTCGGTTTGGCGAGGGCTTGAACGTGCTGACGGGGGAAACGGGCGCGGGTAAATCGATTATTCTCGACGCGCTGGATGCGGCACTGGGCGGCAAGGTATCGGGGCGGGCGGTGCGAACGGGGGCGGATTCGGCGCGAATCGAGGCGACCTTTGCGATGGAGCCTGTGCTGCAAGACTGGCTGGCGGCGCAGGATCTTGAGCCGCTGGAGGACGACACGCTAGTGTGTAGCCGCGAGATGACGCTGGGGCAGGGCAGCGTCCGCAGCCGTTCGCGGGTAAATGGGGTGGTGGTGAACAAGCAACAGATGGAAGACCTGCGCGATCGCCTCGTGGAAATTACCGCCCAGGGGCAAACCGTGCAACTGGGGCAGCCCAGCCTCCAGCGCGATTGGCTCGATAGCTTTGGTGGCGCTGCCCTGATGCAGCAGCGAGAAGTCGTCGCAGCCGCCTATGCCGCCTTTCAGCAGGCGGCACAAGCGCTGGAAAAACGCCGTCAGATGGAGCAGCAGCGCCAGCAGCAGCTTGATTTGTTTGAATATCAGGCAAAGGAGCTGGCGGCGGCAAATCTCAGCGATCCGCAAGAGTTGGAGCAGCTGGAGCAGGAATGCCAGCGCCTTAGCCATACGGTGGAGCTACAGCAACAGAGCTATCAGGTGTATCAGGCGCTCTACCAGAACGATACGGGTGGGAATGCAGCGGCAGATCTGTTGGGCAAAGCGGAAAATTGGTTGACGGATATGGTGCGCTATGACCGAGATCTGGAGCCAGTGTTGGACATGGTGTCAGAAGCGCTGGCGCGGATACAGGAGGCGGGTCGGCAGATCAACACCTACGGTGAGGGGCTAGAAACCGACCCGGAGCGCCTGGAAGCGGTCGAGCAGCGAATTATCCAGCTTAAGCAGATTTGTAAGAAGTATGGCCCAACACTCGCCGAGGCGATCGCCTACGCGCAGCGGGTGCAGGCAGATGTGGACGCGCTCAGCGATGGCGGACAATCGCTAGAAGCGCTGGAAGCCCAGTATGCCCAGCGCCAGCAAGAACTCGCCGCTGCCTGTGCCCAGCTTACGGAACTGCGTCGCGTCGCCGCCCATACGCTGGAAGCTCGAATAATTGAGGAACTGAAGCCGCTGGCAATGGAAAAGGTGCAGTTTCAGGTGGAGATTACGCCGGTGAATCCAACAGCGGCCGGGGGCGATCGCATCACGTTTCTGTTTAGCCCCAACCCTGGCGAACCGCTGCAACCGCTGACGGCGATCGCCTCTGGTGGGGAAATGAGCCGCTTTTTGCTAGCGCTGAAGGTGTGCTTTTCGCAGGTCGATCCAATCGGCACAATGGTCTTTGATGAGATCGACGTGGGTGTGTCGGGGCGCGTGGCCCAGGCGATCGCCGATAAGCTACACCAGCTTGGCAGCCGCCATCAGGTACTCTGCGTGACGCACCAGCCGCTCGTTGCCGCCATGGCCCATACCCACTTTCGGGTCGATAAGCAGGTGATTGACCCAGCCGCAGAATCCGCCAGCAAAAATGGCCGCAAGAAGGCCAAAGCGACCCCTGAGCCAGTAGATCCTGAGCAAGTAGATACGGATTTGCCGGAGAGATCTGAAGACGTGCGGACGGTGGTGCGCGTATCCCAACTGAGCGATGATCAGCGCCGCCATGAGCTGGCTCAGCTCGTGGGTGGGAATGAAGAGGCGATCGCCTTTGCCGACTCGCTGCTGGCTCAGGCCGCATCCCGCCAGCAAGACTCTAGAACTAAAACTGTAGCCAAGCCCAGGCGAAATCGGAGTTAA